Proteins encoded together in one Prunus dulcis chromosome 3, ALMONDv2, whole genome shotgun sequence window:
- the LOC117622062 gene encoding two-pore potassium channel 5 isoform X1 — MENEPFLGAQTGPRHQLQSIIEDHDFSFKIAPSLSDPTLLIFQEPQQHHVQQDPQSSSSTSTTQFGAPSARTKKPGTLHRCKTAPAMAVMRDLKPKTTQIPKPQSESSSIIRQAVFLLLIYLSLGVVIYSFNRDKFSGIETHPVVDALYFCIVTMCTIGYGDIAPTTPFTKIFACVFVLFGFGFIDILLSGVVNFVLDLQENIILTGIQMGQAQAQAQAHSHRFSARDYIVDVAKGRMRIRLKVGLALGVVVLSIGMGALVLCFVENLNWIDSIYLSVMSVTTVGYGDRAFKTVQGRLFAAVWLLFSTLAVARAFMYLAEARVDKRHRSIIKWVLDRDITVQDLLAANINNHGFISKSEYVIHKLKEMGKIGEKDILQICNQFSKLDQNHSGKITLPDLLENRL; from the exons atGGAAAATGAACCTTTTCTCGGCGCCCAAACAGGGCCCCGACACCAACTCCAATCCATAATTGAAGACCATGATTTCTCATTCAAAATCGCTCCGTCTCTCAGCGACCCAACTCTGCTCATCTTTCAAGAGCCCCAGCAGCATCATGTACAGCAAGACCCACagtcctcctcctccacctcaACAACCCAATTCGGAGCCCCGAGTGCCCGCACCAAGAAACCGGGTACTCTCCACCGTTGCAAGACAGCCCCGGCCATGGCCGTCATGCGAGACCTCAAGCCAAAGACGACCCAAATCCCCAAACCACAGTCCGAGTCCAGCTCCATCATCAGGCAAGCCGTCTTCTTGCTCCTCATATATCTTTCTCTCGGTGTTGTAATTTACTCTTTCAACAGGGACAAATTTTCCGGCATAGAAACCCACCCGGTTGTCGACGCCCTCTACTTCTGTATAGTCACCATGTGCACCATTGGGTACGGTGACATTGCACCCACAACACCATTCACGAAAATTTTTGCTTGTGTGTTTGTgctttttgggtttggttttaTTGACATCTTGCTAAGTGGGGTTGTCAATTTTGTGCTGGActtgcaagaaaatataatctTGACCGGAATTCAAATGGGCCAGGCTCAGGCTCAGGCTCAGGCTCACTCTCATCGCTTTTCCGCTAGGGACTATATTGTTGATGTGGCAAAGGGCAGGATGAGAATCAGGCTCAAGGTTGGTCTGGCGCTTGGAGTGGTGGTGTTGTCCATTGGCATGGGAGCTTTGGTTCTCTGTTTTGTGGAGaatttgaattggattgaTTCTATTTACTTGTCAGTTATGTCGGTTACGACGGTTGGGTACGGGGACAGGGCCTTCAAGACTGTTCAAGGGAGGCTCTTCGCTGCGGTGTGGCTTCTGTTTTCGACACTGGCGGTGGCTCGGGCGTTCATGTATTTGGCAGAGGCCAGAGTGGACAAAAGACATAGGAGCATTATCAAGTGGGTTTTGGATCGGGATATCACTGTCCAGGATCTGCTTGCTGCCAACATCAATAACCATGGTTTCATCAG TAAATCAGAGTATGTTATTCACAAGCTTAAAGAGATGGGAAAGATAGGGGAGAAAGATATATTGCAAATCTGCAATCAGTTCAGTAAGCTTGATCAGAACCACTCCGGGAAGATAACACTGCCTGATCTCTTGGAGAATCGCTTGTAA
- the LOC117622062 gene encoding two-pore potassium channel 5 isoform X2, with the protein MENEPFLGAQTGPRHQLQSIIEDHDFSFKIAPSLSDPTLLIFQEPQQHHVQQDPQSSSSTSTTQFGAPSARTKKPGTLHRCKTAPAMAVMRDLKPKTTQIPKPQSESSSIIRDKFSGIETHPVVDALYFCIVTMCTIGYGDIAPTTPFTKIFACVFVLFGFGFIDILLSGVVNFVLDLQENIILTGIQMGQAQAQAQAHSHRFSARDYIVDVAKGRMRIRLKVGLALGVVVLSIGMGALVLCFVENLNWIDSIYLSVMSVTTVGYGDRAFKTVQGRLFAAVWLLFSTLAVARAFMYLAEARVDKRHRSIIKWVLDRDITVQDLLAANINNHGFISKSEYVIHKLKEMGKIGEKDILQICNQFSKLDQNHSGKITLPDLLENRL; encoded by the exons atGGAAAATGAACCTTTTCTCGGCGCCCAAACAGGGCCCCGACACCAACTCCAATCCATAATTGAAGACCATGATTTCTCATTCAAAATCGCTCCGTCTCTCAGCGACCCAACTCTGCTCATCTTTCAAGAGCCCCAGCAGCATCATGTACAGCAAGACCCACagtcctcctcctccacctcaACAACCCAATTCGGAGCCCCGAGTGCCCGCACCAAGAAACCGGGTACTCTCCACCGTTGCAAGACAGCCCCGGCCATGGCCGTCATGCGAGACCTCAAGCCAAAGACGACCCAAATCCCCAAACCACAGTCCGAGTCCAGCTCCATCATCAG GGACAAATTTTCCGGCATAGAAACCCACCCGGTTGTCGACGCCCTCTACTTCTGTATAGTCACCATGTGCACCATTGGGTACGGTGACATTGCACCCACAACACCATTCACGAAAATTTTTGCTTGTGTGTTTGTgctttttgggtttggttttaTTGACATCTTGCTAAGTGGGGTTGTCAATTTTGTGCTGGActtgcaagaaaatataatctTGACCGGAATTCAAATGGGCCAGGCTCAGGCTCAGGCTCAGGCTCACTCTCATCGCTTTTCCGCTAGGGACTATATTGTTGATGTGGCAAAGGGCAGGATGAGAATCAGGCTCAAGGTTGGTCTGGCGCTTGGAGTGGTGGTGTTGTCCATTGGCATGGGAGCTTTGGTTCTCTGTTTTGTGGAGaatttgaattggattgaTTCTATTTACTTGTCAGTTATGTCGGTTACGACGGTTGGGTACGGGGACAGGGCCTTCAAGACTGTTCAAGGGAGGCTCTTCGCTGCGGTGTGGCTTCTGTTTTCGACACTGGCGGTGGCTCGGGCGTTCATGTATTTGGCAGAGGCCAGAGTGGACAAAAGACATAGGAGCATTATCAAGTGGGTTTTGGATCGGGATATCACTGTCCAGGATCTGCTTGCTGCCAACATCAATAACCATGGTTTCATCAG TAAATCAGAGTATGTTATTCACAAGCTTAAAGAGATGGGAAAGATAGGGGAGAAAGATATATTGCAAATCTGCAATCAGTTCAGTAAGCTTGATCAGAACCACTCCGGGAAGATAACACTGCCTGATCTCTTGGAGAATCGCTTGTAA
- the LOC117620836 gene encoding ABC transporter B family member 11-like, with translation MAGENGVHGGTPQEHEETTLKNQVEGTNGDHQGSDKSNGDEKNEKIPFFKLFSFADKTDYILMLFGTIGAIGNGSCMPLMTILFGEMINSFGNNQNNTDIVSVVSKVSLKFVYLAIGAAVAATLQVACWMVTGERQAARIRGLYLKTILRQDVGFFDMETNTGEVVGRMSGDTVLIQDAMGEKVGKFVQLLSTFVGGFIIAFIKGWLLTLVMLSSIPLLVASGAAMSIIITKMASRGQSAYAKASNVVEQTIGSIRTVASFTGEKQAITSYNKYLGDAYKSGVHEGIAAGVGLGMVMLVVFSSYALAVWFGSRMIRDKGYSGGDVLNVIIAVLTGSM, from the exons ATGGCCGGGGAAAATGGTGTCCATGGTGGTACACCTCAAGAGCATGAGGAGACCACATTAAAAAACCAAGTAGAAGGCACGAACGGGGACCATCAAGGCTCAGACAAGAGCAATGGagatgagaaaaatgaaaaaattccATTTTTCAAGCTATTCTCATTTGCAGATAAGACTGATTATATCTTGATGCTCTTCGGCACAATTGGTGCCATTGGGAATGGTTCATGTATGCCCCTCATGACGATATTGTTTGGGGAGATGATTAATTCTTTTGGAAATAATCAAAACAATACAGATATAGTTAGTGTTGTTTCCAAG GTCtctctaaaatttgtctaTTTGGCCATCGGGGCAGCTGTGGCAGCAACTCTTC AGGTCGCTTGCTGGATGGTAACAGGGGAAAGGCAAGCTGCAAGGATAAGGGGTTTGTATTTGAAAACAATATTGAGACAAGATGTTGGTTTCTTTGATATGGAAACAAACACTGGAGAGGTCGTTGGGAGAATGTCTGGCGACACTGTTCTCATACAAGATGCCATGGGTGAGAAG gttggaaaatttgtacagCTGCTTTCAACATTCGTCGGAGGGTTTATAATAGCATTCATCAAAGGGTGGCTTCTTACCCTTGTCATGTTGTCCTCTATTCCTCTGCTTGTGGCATCGGGTGCAGCTATGTCCATCATTATAACCAAGATGGCAAGCCGTGGGCAAAGTGCTTATGCAAAAGCATCAAATGTAGTTGAACAGACGATAGGCTCCATTAGAACT GTTGCATCCTTTACCGGCGAGAAGCAAGCTATAACAAGTTACAACAAATATCTTGGAGATGCTTACAAATCAGGTGTTCATGAAGGTATAGCTGCTGGAGTAGGTCTTGGCATGGTTATGCTAGTTGTGTTCAGTTCTTATGCCTTGGCTGTATGGTTTGGTTCAAGAATGATAAGGGACAAAGGATATTCCGGGGGTGATGTGTTGAATGTGATTATTGCTGTTTTGACTGGATCCATGTAA
- the LOC117621296 gene encoding ABC transporter B family member 11-like, with protein MAGENGVHGGTPQEHEETTLKNQVEGTNGDHQGSDKSNGDEKNEKIPFFKLFSFADKTDYILMLFGTIGAIGNGSCMPLMTILFGEMINSFGNNQNNTDIVSVVSKVSLKFVYLAIGAAVAATLQVACWMVTGERQAARIRGLYLKTILRQDVGFFDMETNTGEVVGRMSGDTVLIQDAMGEKVGKFVQLLSTFVGGFIIAFIKGWLLTLVMLSSIPLLVASGAAMSIIITKMASRGQSAYAKASNVVEQTIGSIRTVASFTGEKQAITSYNKYLGDAYKSGVHEGIAAGVGLGMVMLVVFSSYALAVWFGSRMIRDKGYSGGDVLNVIIAVLTGSMSLGQASPCLSAFAAGQAAAFKMFETISRKPEIDAYDERGRTLDDIRGDIELREVYFSYPARPEEQIFNGFSLYIPSGTTAALVGQSGSGKSTVISLIERFYDPRAGEVLIDGINLKEFQLKWIRNKIGLVSQEPVLFASSIKENIAYGKDGATLEEIKAAAERANAAKFIDKLPQGVDTMVGEHGTQLSGGQKQRIAIARAILKDPRILLLDEATSALDAESERTVQEALDRIMVNRTTVIVAHRLSTVRNADTIAVIHKGKMVEKGSHSELLKDPEGAYSQLIRLQENNRSEQTAESQNKSEITTESFRQSSQRMSLVRSISRNSSLGNSSRHSFSVSFGLPTGLGSMGSVRDNTMADPEAPAKELEQPPKISLRRLAALNKPEIPVLLIGTVAAMGNGVILPIFGVLISRVIKTFYEPPHEQKKDSEFWALMFITLGLASLLAIPGRGYFFSVAGSKLIERIRLMCFKKVVNMEVGWFDEPENSSGAIGARLSADAATVRALVGDALAQIVNSIATAIAGLVIAFVACWQLAFIILALIPLIGVNGYVQAKFMRGFSADAKMMYEEASQVANDAVGSIRTVASFCAEEKVMELYRRKCEGPTAAGKRQGLISGLGFGISFFFLFCVYATSFYAGAKLVEAGKTTFADVFQVFFALTMAATGISQSSSFAPDTNKARIAAASIFAIIDRKSKIDPSDESGVKLDNVKGEIELRHVSFTYASRPDIQIFRDLSLTIHCGKTVALVGESGSGKSTVVALLQRFYNPDSGHITLDGTELGKFQLKWLRQQMGLVSQEPVLFNDTIRANIAYGKDGEATEAEIIAASELANAHKFISSLHQGYDTVVGERGVQLSGGQKQRVAIARAIIKSPKVLLLDEATSALDAESERVVQDALDKVMVNRTTVVVAHRLSTIKNADVIAVVKNGVIVEKGKHDTLINITEGFYASLVALHISASTSTT; from the exons ATGGCCGGGGAAAATGGTGTCCATGGTGGTACACCTCAAGAGCATGAGGAGACCACATTAAAAAACCAAGTAGAAGGCACGAACGGGGACCATCAAGGCTCAGACAAGAGCAATGGagatgagaaaaatgaaaaaattccATTTTTCAAGCTATTCTCATTTGCAGATAAGACTGATTATATCTTGATGCTCTTCGGCACAATTGGTGCCATTGGGAATGGTTCATGTATGCCCCTCATGACGATATTGTTTGGGGAGATGATTAATTCTTTTGGAAATAATCAAAACAATACAGATATAGTTAGTGTTGTTTCCAAG GTCtctctaaaatttgtctaTTTGGCCATCGGGGCAGCTGTGGCAGCAACTCTTC AGGTCGCTTGCTGGATGGTAACAGGGGAAAGGCAAGCTGCAAGGATAAGGGGTTTGTATTTGAAAACAATATTGAGACAAGATGTTGGTTTCTTTGATATGGAAACAAACACTGGAGAGGTCGTTGGGAGAATGTCTGGCGACACTGTTCTCATACAAGATGCCATGGGTGAGAAG gttggaaaatttgtacagCTGCTTTCAACATTCGTCGGAGGGTTTATAATAGCATTCATCAAAGGGTGGCTTCTTACCCTTGTCATGTTGTCCTCTATTCCTCTGCTTGTGGCATCGGGTGCAGCTATGTCCATCATTATAACCAAGATGGCAAGCCGTGGGCAAAGTGCTTATGCAAAAGCATCAAATGTAGTTGAACAGACGATAGGCTCCATTAGAACT GTTGCATCCTTTACCGGCGAGAAGCAAGCTATAACAAGTTACAACAAATATCTTGGAGATGCTTACAAATCAGGTGTTCATGAAGGTATAGCTGCTGGAGTAGGTCTTGGCATGGTTATGCTAGTTGTGTTCAGTTCTTATGCCTTGGCTGTATGGTTTGGTTCAAGAATGATAAGGGACAAAGGATATTCCGGGGGTGATGTGTTGAATGTGATTATTGCTGTTTTGACTGGATCCAT GTCTCTGGGGCAGGCATCACCGTGCTTGAGTGCATTTGCTGCTGGTCAAGCTGCAGCATTTAAGATGTTTGAGACTATCAGTAGGAAGCCAGAGATTGATGCTTATGACGAAAGAGGAAGGACATTGGATGACATTCGTGGAGATATAGAGTTGAGAGAGGTTTATTTCAGTTATCCAGCCAGACCAGAAGAACAAATATTCAACGGGTTCTCCCTTTATATCCCTAGTGGCACCACCGCAGCTCTGGTTGGACAAAGTGGAAGTGGGAAGTCAACAGTCATCAGTCTGATAGAGAGATTTTATGATCCACGAGCTGGTGAAGTTTTGATAGATGGTATAAACCTAAAAGAATTTCAGCTCAAATGGATTCGGAATAAAATTGGTCTTGTCAGCCAGGAACCTGTACTGTTTGCATCAAGCATTAAGGAAAATATTGCCTATGGAAAGGATGGTGCTACCCTTGAAGAGATAAAAGCAGCAGCTGAACGTGCAAATGCCGCTAAATTTATTGATAAACTGCCTCAG GGGGTTGACACCATGGTCGGTGAGCATGGGACTCAGCTGTCTGGTGGGCAGAAGCAGAGAATTGCTATAGCAAGAGCAATTTTGAAAGATCCACGAATATTACTTCTGGATGAAGCTACAAGTGCACTTGATGCAGAATCTGAGAGGACAGTTCAAGAAGCATTGGATAGGATTATGGTGAACCGAACAACTGTTATTGTTGCTCATCGTTTGAGCACAGTGAGGAATGCAGATACGATTGCTGTCATTCATAAAGGAAAGATGGTTGAAAAAG GCTCACACTCAGAGTTGCTCAAGGATCCTGAAGGAGCATACTCTCAACTTATACGCTTGCAAGAAAACAATCGATCAGAACAAACAGCAGAATCTCAAAACAAATCTGAAATAACTACGGAATCTTTTAGACAGTCGAGTCAAAGGATGTCGTTAGTAAGATCCATAAGTCGGAACTCCTCTCTAGGAAATAGCAGCCGCCACTCATTTTCAGTCTCATTTGGTTTACCCACAGGACTTGGTAGCATGGGTAGTGTAAGGGACAATACAATGGCAGACCCAGAAGCCCCTGCCAAGGAATTAGAGCAACCTCCAAAGATCTCACTTCGCCGCCTTGCTGCCCTCAACAAGCCTGAGATTCCAGTGCTTCTTATTGGGACTGTAGCTGCAATGGGCAATGGTGTTATACTTCCAATTTTTGGTGTGCTTATTTCCAGGGTAATAAAGACTTTCTATGAACCACCTCatgaacaaaagaaagattCAGAGTTTTGGGCATTAATGTTTATTACCCTTGGTTTGGCATCATTACTAGCGATCCCAGGACGAGgatatttcttttctgttgCTGGTAGTAAGTTAATTGAACGTATCAGGTTGATGTGTTTTAAGAAAGTGGTTAACATGGAGGTTGGGTGGTTTGATGAGCCTGAGAACTCAAGTGGTGCCATTGGTGCAAGGCTCTCAGCAGATGCGGCAACAGTGCGAGCCCTAGTTGGAGATGCACTAGCTCAAATAGTTAATAGCATTGCGACCGCAATTGCAGGTTTGGTCATTGCTTTTGTTGCATGTTGGCAGCTGGCATTTATTATCCTCGCATTGATTCCTCTTATTGGAGTTAATGGATATGTTCAAGCAAAATTCATGAGAGGATTCAGCGCAGATGCAAAG ATGATGTATGAGGAAGCAAGCCAAGTTGCTAATGACGCAGTTGGGAGCATAAGAACAGTTGCTTCTTTCTGTGCTGAAGAAAAGGTAATGGAACTATACAGAAGGAAATGTGAAGGTCCTACGGCGGCAGGAAAAAGACAAGGCTTGATCAGTGGATTAGGATTTGGgatatctttcttcttcctgttTTGTGTCTATGCAACCAGTTTCTATGCAGGAGCTAAACTTGTTGAGGCTGGAAAAACGACATTTGCTGACGTTTTCCAA gttttctttgctttgaCCATGGCAGCTACGGGAATTTCTCAATCAAGCTCCTTTGCCCCAGATACTAACAAAGCCAGGATTGCTGCTGCTTCCATATTTGCAATAATAGACCGCAAGTCAAAGATAGACCCAAGTGACGAGTCAGGTGTGAAATTGGATAATGTAAAGGGAGAGATTGAGCTTCGCCATGTAAGCTTTACATATGCATCTAGGCCAGATATACAGATTTTCCGAGACCTCAGTTTAACTATTCATTGTGGCAAG ACAGTTGCCCTGGTTGGAGAAAGTGGGAGTGGAAAATCCACAGTGGTAGCATTGTTGCAAAGATTTTATAATCCGGATTCAGGTCATATCACACTTGATGGAACTGAACTTGGGAAATTTCAATTGAAATGGTTGAGGCAGCAGATGGGGCTTGTGAGCCAAGAACctgttttatttaatgacaCCATCCGTGCCAACATTGCTTATGGAAAAGATGGGGAAGCAACTGAGGCAGAAATTATAGCTGCATCAGAGTTGGCCAATGCCCACAAGTTCATTAGTAGCTTACACCAG GGCTATGACACCGTAGTAGGAGAACGTGGAGTGCAATTGTCGGGGGGGCAGAAGCAACGTGTAGCCATCGCACGTGCTATCATCAAGAGCCCTAAGGTATTACTGTTGGATGAAGCTACAAGTGCACTTGATGCTGAATCTGAGAGAGTAGTTCAAGACGCACTAGACAAAGTGATGGTAAACCGGACCACGGTGGTGGTTGCCCATCGACTATCCACAATCAAGAATGCTGATGTGATTGCAGTGGTTAAAAATGGAGTTATCGTAGAGAAAGGCAAGCATGATACTTTGATTAACATCACAGAGGGATTTTATGCATCCTTGGTTGCTCTTCACATTAGCGCTTCAACTTCAACTACATGA